TGCTCGACCACGGGCAGGCGGTGTACATCGCGAAGGTGGACGCGCCGGGGTTCGTGAAGATGAACACCTGGCCGGGCAAGCGGATGAACCTGCACTCGACCTCGGTGGGCAAGGCGCTGCTGGCCCACCTGCCGGAGGAGGAGCTGCAGCGGATCGTGGCGAAGGGACTGAAGAAGTGGACGCCGCACACGCTCACGGTGCCGGCGAAGCTGCACGCGGACCTGGAGCACATCCGGCGGCGCGGGTACGCGGTGGACGAGCAGGAGTCGACGGTGGGGATCCGGTGCGTGGCGGCGCCGATCTTCTCGGCGCAGGGCGTGACGGCGTCGATCGGGGTGACGGGGACGGTGACGCAGTTCCATGCCGCCGACATGCATCGCTTCGCGGAGATGGTGAAGGACGCGGCGCGGCGCATCTCGCTGCAGCTGGGATGGACGAAGGATTTTTGATTTCTGATTCTTGATTTCTGATTTTTGTCTTCTTCGCGATCGGCTCCTGGCACTTAGCTTTTGGCTCTTGGTCTTGAGTCTTCCGCGTCACGGGCGCGGGTGACGGCGGTCACTGTGGGCCATCCCAGCAGCCCCTAACCTACGCTGCCATGGTGTCGGTGCTGACGCTGCCGCTGTTGAACGCGCAATGCCGCGCGC
The nucleotide sequence above comes from Terriglobales bacterium. Encoded proteins:
- a CDS encoding IclR family transcriptional regulator, whose protein sequence is MARASKTADSPSIGVHRALGMLEAIAKSAGGLSNSDLSRKLKIPKSSTSYILRALEAGGYVRREPAGKYRLGLALLSLASRAVESLDVREVALPILQHLVDRSGLTAHLAVLDHGQAVYIAKVDAPGFVKMNTWPGKRMNLHSTSVGKALLAHLPEEELQRIVAKGLKKWTPHTLTVPAKLHADLEHIRRRGYAVDEQESTVGIRCVAAPIFSAQGVTASIGVTGTVTQFHAADMHRFAEMVKDAARRISLQLGWTKDF